The bacterium genome has a window encoding:
- a CDS encoding ATP-binding protein: protein MLQHWFILLVSFGYLGLLFAVAYYGDKRADTGRSIISNPYIYTFSIAVYCTGWTFYGSVGRAAAEGVSFLPIYLGPTLAAILWWLILRKIIRLSKTYHITSIADFIASRYGKSSVIGGLVTLIAVVGIMPYIALQLKAISASFNVLFHDRTLAAGEVSLGHDTALYVALILALFSILFGTRHIDVTERHEGMVAAIAFESIVKLLALTAVGVFVTWGLFGGPADLFRRAATLPAAARLLDIGWRPGQYASWAALTFISMTAIMFLPRQFQVLVVENVNEDHVRTAAWLFPLYLLAINLFVLPIAVAGLLTLGGGAADADMFVLSLTVGGGKWPLALFAFIGGLSAATGMVIVETISLSTMICNDLLMPVLLRLKVLRPGRMGATLLAIRRGGIVLVLLLGYLYFRLIGESYALVSIGLVSFVAAAQFAPAILLGIYWKGASRRGAFAGLLGGFAVWTYTLLLPSLAGSGWLPQSLVEPGPFGLAALGPYHLFGLTGFDPITHGVFWSLLCNIGLLVGVSLFGQQGGLEQLQAAMFVDVYRTRAAAGGETRLWQGTTRVSDLKELVARMVGKERAEQVFQAYGAQHRVELQDEMLASESLVAFAERELARTVGAASARAMISSIIEGEALSIEGLMKILDETSQVIEYSHRLEEKSLELEAATRELQHTNERLKELDRMKDEFVSTVSHELRTPLSSIRAFSEILEDEPDMDPQQRQQLSRIVVQESERLSRLVDQILDFTKIESGAYQWAHERVDLVAVVDEALSATGQLARNRAIEVTREVAAGSLTITGDRDRLVQVVINLLSNAIKYCEPGTGRVRLRLAGTDAQVRLEVADNGPGISPEQQERIFEKFHQIRDTARGKPQGSGLGLAICKTIVENHGGRIWVESAPGAGSTFIVTLPTGAGHRPEDAHS, encoded by the coding sequence GTGCTCCAGCACTGGTTCATCCTCCTGGTGTCCTTCGGGTACCTCGGCCTGCTCTTCGCCGTGGCCTACTACGGCGACAAGCGCGCGGACACCGGCCGCTCGATCATCAGCAACCCGTACATCTACACCTTCTCGATCGCGGTCTACTGCACGGGCTGGACGTTCTACGGCAGCGTGGGGCGGGCCGCGGCCGAGGGGGTGAGCTTCCTGCCGATCTACCTGGGGCCGACGCTCGCGGCGATCCTCTGGTGGCTGATCCTGCGCAAGATCATCCGCCTGAGCAAGACCTACCACATCACGAGCATCGCGGACTTCATCGCGTCGCGCTACGGCAAGAGCTCGGTGATCGGCGGGCTGGTGACGCTGATCGCGGTCGTCGGGATCATGCCCTACATCGCGCTGCAGCTCAAGGCGATCTCGGCGAGCTTCAACGTCCTGTTCCACGACCGCACCCTCGCGGCCGGGGAGGTCAGCCTCGGGCACGACACGGCGCTGTACGTCGCGCTGATCCTCGCGCTCTTCTCGATCCTCTTCGGGACGCGGCACATCGACGTCACCGAGCGCCACGAGGGCATGGTCGCGGCGATCGCCTTCGAGTCGATCGTCAAGCTCCTGGCGCTCACGGCGGTGGGGGTCTTCGTCACGTGGGGCCTCTTCGGCGGCCCCGCCGACCTGTTCCGGCGGGCCGCCACGCTGCCGGCGGCGGCGCGCCTGCTGGACATCGGCTGGCGTCCCGGGCAGTACGCCTCGTGGGCCGCCCTGACCTTCATCTCCATGACCGCGATCATGTTCCTGCCGCGGCAGTTCCAGGTGCTGGTCGTCGAGAACGTGAACGAGGACCACGTGCGGACCGCCGCCTGGCTCTTCCCGCTCTACCTGCTCGCGATCAACCTCTTCGTGCTGCCGATCGCCGTCGCGGGGCTGCTCACGCTCGGCGGCGGCGCGGCGGACGCGGACATGTTCGTGCTCTCGCTCACCGTCGGGGGCGGCAAGTGGCCGCTGGCGCTCTTCGCCTTCATCGGCGGGCTCTCGGCCGCCACCGGCATGGTGATCGTCGAGACCATCTCGCTCTCGACGATGATCTGCAACGACCTGCTCATGCCCGTGCTGCTGCGGCTCAAGGTGCTGCGCCCCGGGCGCATGGGCGCGACGCTGCTGGCGATCCGCCGCGGCGGCATCGTCCTCGTGCTGCTCCTCGGCTACCTGTACTTCCGGCTCATCGGGGAGTCGTACGCGCTCGTCTCGATCGGCCTCGTCTCCTTCGTCGCGGCCGCCCAGTTCGCGCCGGCGATCCTGCTGGGCATCTACTGGAAGGGGGCCAGCCGCCGCGGCGCGTTCGCCGGCCTGCTGGGAGGCTTCGCCGTCTGGACCTACACGCTGCTGCTGCCCTCGCTGGCGGGGTCCGGCTGGCTCCCCCAGTCCCTCGTGGAGCCCGGACCCTTCGGCCTCGCCGCCCTCGGGCCCTATCACCTCTTCGGCCTCACGGGCTTCGACCCGATCACGCACGGCGTCTTCTGGAGCCTGCTCTGCAACATCGGGCTGCTCGTCGGGGTCTCGCTCTTCGGCCAGCAGGGCGGGCTCGAGCAGTTGCAGGCCGCGATGTTCGTGGACGTCTACCGCACCCGCGCCGCCGCCGGCGGCGAGACGCGGCTCTGGCAGGGCACGACGCGCGTCAGCGATCTCAAGGAGCTGGTCGCGCGCATGGTCGGCAAGGAGCGGGCCGAGCAGGTCTTCCAGGCCTACGGCGCGCAGCATCGCGTCGAGCTGCAGGACGAGATGCTGGCGAGCGAGAGCCTGGTGGCGTTTGCGGAGCGCGAGCTGGCGCGCACCGTCGGCGCGGCGTCGGCGCGGGCCATGATCTCCTCGATCATCGAGGGGGAGGCGCTGAGCATCGAGGGGCTGATGAAGATCCTCGACGAGACCAGCCAGGTCATCGAGTACAGCCACCGGCTGGAGGAGAAGTCCCTCGAGCTCGAGGCGGCCACGCGGGAGCTCCAGCACACCAACGAGCGGCTCAAGGAGCTCGACCGCATGAAGGACGAGTTCGTCTCCACCGTCAGCCACGAGCTGCGCACGCCGCTGTCCTCGATCCGCGCCTTCTCCGAGATCCTCGAGGACGAGCCGGACATGGACCCGCAGCAGCGCCAGCAGCTCTCGCGGATCGTCGTGCAGGAGAGCGAGCGGCTCAGCCGCCTGGTCGACCAGATCCTGGACTTCACGAAGATCGAGTCCGGCGCCTACCAGTGGGCCCACGAGCGCGTGGACCTCGTCGCCGTCGTGGACGAGGCGCTCTCGGCCACCGGCCAGCTCGCGCGCAACCGCGCCATCGAGGTCACGCGGGAGGTGGCCGCGGGGTCCCTGACGATCACCGGCGACCGCGACCGGCTCGTGCAGGTCGTGATCAACCTGCTCTCGAACGCGATCAAGTACTGCGAGCCGGGAACGGGGCGGGTGCGGCTGCGTCTTGCGGGCACGGACGCGCAGGTCAGGCTGGAGGTCGCGGACAACGGACCGGGGATCTCGCCCGAGCAGCAGGAGCGCATCTTCGAGAAGTTCCACCAGATACGCGACACCGCGCGGGGCAAGCCCCAGGGCTCCGGGCTCGGCCTGGCGATCTGCAAGACGATCGTGGAGAACCACGGCGGCCGCATCTGGGTCGAGAGCGCCCCCGGCGCCGGCTCGACCTTCATCGTCACGCTTCCGACGGGGGCGGGGCACCGGCCGGAGGACGCACACTCATGA